A single Glycine soja cultivar W05 chromosome 14, ASM419377v2, whole genome shotgun sequence DNA region contains:
- the LOC114384102 gene encoding protein MAIN-LIKE 2-like yields MSDGFCGTHLQIMVRTRGLGRALGQVTDRGVGRRDRDDSDDAPQRRRLTPSARRQRVAVTAAHDELVILAPDVQDDPMEAPAAVEDILADTGAKVAKDEHEGFLGGVSSIEAILSWEEGPQFRQPVPANEGLVAGTGLSLLIACSVDTGDRGLLSAFVEQWHRETSSFHLPVGELTITLDDVSSLLHLPVIGDLHAFEPLHVDDAVQMLVDLLMVSLESVWAETAQCRGLYVRLQWVRDIYERRCHAGHWTATARTYLFHLLGCTLFANKSATNVHVVYLEALHDLSMTKRYAWGVDALVHMYD; encoded by the exons atgagtgATGGATTTTGCGGTactcatttgcagatcatggttaggactAGAGGATTAGGTCGTGCCTTAGGTCAGGTCACTGACAGAGGTGTGGGCAGAAGAGATCGTGATGATtccgatgatgctccacagcgtCGACGGCTTACTCCATCCGCACGGAGGCAGCGAGTCGCTGTGACTGCGGCGCACGATGAGCTAGTCATCCTTGCGCCAGATGTTCAGGATGACCCGATGGAGGCACCAGCTGCTGTAGAGGACATTCTTGCGGACACAGGCGCAAAGGTTGCTAAGGATGAGCATGAGGGATTTCTGGGTG gagtATCCTCAATTGAAGCTATCCTCTCATGGGAGGAAGGTCCACAGTTTAGGCAGCCAGTCCCTGCCAATGAGGGACTTGTTGCTGGTACAGGACTAAGTCTTCTAATCGCGTGTTCGGTAGACACCGGCGATCGAGGACTTTTGTCTGCGTTTGTGGAGCAGTGGCACCGGGAGACGTCTAGTTTCCATCTCCCGGTGGGAGAGCTCACCATCACGTTGGACGACGTCTCCTCGCTTCTCCATCTTCCCGTGATTGGCGACTTACACGCTTTTGAGCCCTTGCACGTGGACGATGCGGTTCAGATGCTGGTGGACTTGTTGATGGTCTCTCTAGAGTCTGTTTGGGCTGAGACAGCCCAGTGTCGTGGACTGTACGTACGCCTGCAATGGGTACGTGATATATATGAGCGCCGATGCCATGCAGGTCATTGGACAGCTACGGCTCGCACATATCTTTTTCACCTTCTGGGTTGCACtctgtttgctaacaagagtgcaaccaatGTCCATGTTGTCTACTTGGAGGCCCTTCATGACCTCAGTATGACAAAGAGGTACGCTTGGGGAGTAGATGCTTTGGTGCATATGTACGACTAG